The genomic region CGGTTTCGAGTACCAGAAACAGAACCCCGGCAAACTCGCCAGCCTTGAGCTGATGAAGCGTCTGTATGGCGATCACCCGTACGCGCATTCGAGCGACGGCAATCCGCAGAGCGTGCCGAAGATCACTCTCGCGCAATTGCGTGAGTTCCACGCCAAGGCCTACGCGGCCGGCAACGTAGTGATCGCATTGGTCGGCGACCTGTCTCGCACGGAAGCCGAAGCGATTGCCAATCAGGTTTCCAGCGCACTGCCGAAAGGCCCGGCGCTGGCGAAAATCGCTCAGCCGCAGGAACCGAAAGCCAGCATCAACCACATCGAGTTCCCGTCAAAGCAGACCAACCTGATGCTCGCGCAACTGGGCATCGACCGTGACGACCCGGATTACGCGGCGCTGTCGATGGGCAACCAGATCCTCGGTGGCGGCGGTTTCGGCACACGCCTGATGAGCGAAGTGCGTGAAAAACGTGGCCTGACTTACGGCGTATATTCGGGTTTCAGCCCGATGCAGGCTCGTGGCCCGTTCATGATCAACCTGCAGACTCGCGCGGAAATGAGCGAAGGCACCCTGAAACTGGTGCAGGACGTGCTCGCCGACTACCTGAAAACCGGTCCGACGCAGAAGGAGCTCGACGACGCCAAACGCGAACTGGCCGGCAGCTTCCCGCTATCGACCGCGAGCAATGCCGATATCGTCGGCCAACTCGGCGCGATGGGCTTCTATAATCTGCCGCTGAGCTACCTGGATGACTTCATGCGTCAGTCCCAGAGCCTGACCGTCGAACAAGTCCGCGACGCCCTGAACAAACACCTGAGCACGGACAAAATGGTCATCGTCACTGCTGGCCCGACCGTGCCGCAAAAGCCGTTACCGGCCCCATCTGATAAACCTGCCGAGCAACCGCTCGGGGTTCCGGAGCATTAATGGCAACTCGTTCCCCTAAAAAACCTGCGCAAAACGTCCACAACGGTGTGAACCAGTTGCGCATCATTGGCGGCCAATGGCGCAGCCGCAAGCTGAGTTTCCCCGATGCGCCGGGCCTGCGCCCGACGCCGGACCGAGTGCGTGAAACCCTGTTCAACTGGCTCGCACCGTACGTTGAAGGGGCCAAAGTGCTCGACCCGTTCGCCGGCAGCGGCGCGCTGTTTCTCGAAGCACTGTCCCGCGGCGCGGCCATGGGTCAGGCGCTGGATGCCAGCAACATCGCTGTCTCCAGTCTGAAGGAACACCTCGGCACCCTGCGCTGCACCAACGGTCAGGTGCAGACCGCCGACGCCCTGCGTTATCTGGAAACCCAGACCGCCAGTGCGTTCGACCTGGTGTTCCTCGACCCGCCGTTCAATCAGAACCTGCTGCCGGCCGTTTGTACCTTGCTCGAAGAGCGTCAGTGGCTGGCGCCCGACTCGTGGATCTACACTGAAAGTGAAACAGCGCCATCAACGCTGGGCCTGCCGGGCAACTGGCGCCTGCACCGCGAGCAGAAATCCGGCCGGGTTTACTACGCGCTGTGGCAACGTACGGCAGAGATCGCCGGTTAACCGACCGGCCTGAACAAGCGGCGCGCCTCGACCGAGGCCGCCGCGCTGCATCGAGAACCATCGTGCCCCTTTCGTCAGAACGCTTCACACCCGCCTTCGGCCTCGGCAATCCGCACCTGCAAACCTTGTGGGGGCCGCTGTGGCGCAAAACCGTGCATATCGAACGTGAACGCGAACGCCTGTGGCTTGAGGATGGCGACTTCCTCGACCTCGACTGGCATGGCCCGCACACCGCCGATGCGCCCCTGGTGTTGGTACTGCACGGCCTGACCGGCTCCTCCAATTCGCCTTATGTGGCTGGTATCCAGCAGGCGCTGGCCGATCAAGGTTGGGCCAGTGTTGCGCTGAACTGGCGCGGCTGTTCCGGTGAACCGAATCTGCTGCCGCGCAGTTATCACTCCGGCGCCAGTGAAGACCTCGCCGAAACCATCAGACACCTGCGCGCCAAGCGACCGTTGGCACCGTTGTATGCCGTTGGCTATTCGTTGGGCGGCAATGTGTTGCTCAAACATCTTGGGGAGACCGGCAGCGCCAGCGGTGTGCTAGGTGCCGTGGCGGTGTCAGTGCCATTTCGCCTCGATCAATGCGCCGACCGCATCGGCCAGGGATTTTCCAAGGTCTATCAAGCGCATTTCATGCGCGAGATGGTCGCCTACATCAAGAACAAGCAACGGCAGTTTCAGCATGACGGCCGCGAAGACGGACTCGCCGCGCTAGCAGCCCTCGGTTCGCTGGAAAACATGCGCACCTTCTGGGATTTCGATGGCCGGGTGACCGCGCCGTTGCACGGCTTCAATGATGCCGAGGATTATTATCGTCGCGCCTCAAGCCGCTATTTCCTCGGTGAGATCCGCACGCCGACGCTGATCATTCAGGCGGCCGACGATCCGTTCGTGTTCCCGCACAGCTTGCCGCAGGCCAGTGAGCTGTCGCCGTCGACCGCCTTCGAATTGCAGGCACGCGGCGGGCACGTCGGCTTCGTCGATGGCTCGCTGCGCCAGCCCGGTTATTACCTGGAACGACGCATCCCACAGTGGCTGGCTCGCGTGCCCGCATGAGCGATCAGGGCGAGTCGATCCGTTTCTGGCAAACCGCGCCACTGGCCGGGGTCGAGTTGTTGTCGGCACGCTACATCGAGCATCGTTTCGCCCCGCATGTGCATGACGGCTATGTGATCGGCATGATCATGGCCGGCGCCCAGCGTTATCGCTATCGCGGCGCCGAACATCTGGCCGGCAGCGGCACGCTGGTGCTGATCAATCCGGACGAACTGCACACCGGGCACAAGGGCACCGAGGATGGCTGGCTGTATCGGGCGTTTTATCCCGATACCGCGCAAATCGTTTCGCTGCTGGATGAGCTGGAGCTGTCCACCAGCAACCTGCCGGCGTTCGGCGCCACGCTGTACCTCGATGCGGATCTGGTCAACGGCTTTGCGCAGTTGCACCGTTTGCTGGAAAGCCCTGCCACCGCACTGCAACAGCAAACGCTGTGGCGCGAGATGATGTTGCGGCTGTTGCAGCGCCATGCGGCAGTGCCGGTGCCCGGTCGAGCCGGCAAGGAACACCGCGCGGTGCTGTTGGGCAAGGAATTGTTGCACGCACAATTGGCGGCGCCACCGTCACTGGAAGAGCTGGCGGCGGCGGTCAATCTGTCGCCCTTCCATTTCGCCCGGGTGTTCCGCCGCGCCACCGGCATGCCGCCGCACACCTGGCTGATGCAGCAACGCATCGCTCAGGCGCGCGCACTTCTGCAACACGGCTGCCTGCCGGTGGAGGTCGCCACGCAATTGGGGTTTGCCGACCAGAGCCATTTGAGCCGGCAGTTCAAGCAGGCTTATGGCGTCGGCCCCGCCGCGTACCGCAGCGCCCGGATGGAAAGCTAAAAGATCGCAGCCTTCGGCAGCTCCTACAGGGAAATGCATTCCAATGTAGGAGCTGCCGAAGGCTGCGATCTTTTGATCTTATTCGCCGGTGGCGATACCGCGCGAAGGCTCGTTGATCCACTCGCTCCACGACCCGGCGTACAACGATCCCAGCGGATAACCCGCCAGGCACAACGCAAACAGGTTGTGACACGCCGTCACGCCAGAACCGCAATAAGCCACCAGATCCGCTGGCGAACGTTCACCGAGCTTCGCGGCAAAACGCTGCTTGAGCTGATCGGCGGGCAGGAAGCGCCCATCGCTGCCGAGGTTGTCGGTGAATGCCGCGCATTGCGCGCCGGGAATGTGCCCGGCAATCGGATCAATCGGCTCAACCTCACCTTTGAAACGCGGCAAAGCCCGGGCATCAATCAAGGTCAACGCAGGTTGACCAAGACGCTTTTGCAATTTTTCGGCGCTGAGCAGCAGGCTCATGTCCGGCTGACCACTGAAAGTGCCGCGACTGACCGTAGGCGCATCCAGACTCAGCGGCAGCCCCGCCGTATGCCACGCCTTGAGCCCGCCATCGAGAATGAACACGCCATCGCGCTTGCCCAGCCACGCCAGCAACCACCACGCCCGCGCCGCGTAGGCACCGGGACCGTCGTCGTACAAAACCACGTCGCTGTCAGCATTGATGCCCCACACTTGCAGCCGCTCGATCAACGCCGCTGGCTCGGGCAACGGATGCCGACCGGTCACGCCTTTGACCACTGTGCCGCTGAGGTCACGCTCAAGGTCGGCGAAGCTCGCCCCGGCAATGTGCCCTTCGGCATAGCTGCGCTGACCGTAGTCCGGGTCTTCGAGGGCAAAACGACAATCGAGAATCACCAGCCCCGGCTGCGCCTTGCGGGCATCCAGTGCTTCGGGGCTGATCAGTTGCGCAATCGGCATAACAGGCTCCTGAGGGATTTCAACAGAACGGTTTATTTCACGTCTTCGAGGGCCTGGGCCAGCGGCACGTAGAACTCCTCGAACAACGCATTGACCTCGTCACGCGCCTGCTCGGTGACAAACCCGGCTTCCAGCACCAGCACCTGGTACACGCCACGTTTAATGGCTTGCTCACTGAGGTGGTTGGAGTTTTCACGGGTGGTGCACAGGAAGCGCACCCACGACGTCAGGATGATCCAGGCATTGAGGGTCAGGGATTCAATCTGCACGCGGTCCATATCGAGAATCCCGGCGGCGACAAAACCTTCGTAGATCGCCGCTCCCTGAATCACGCAGCGTTGCGAGAAGCGCCGATAGCGGGCGGCCAACTCCGGATCGCTGTCGAGTAGGTGCTCCAGATCGCGGTGCAGAAAGCGGTAGCGCCACATCGCCGAAAGCAATTCCTTGAGATAGAAACGCTTGTCCTCGACCGTCGCCGCACGCCCCTGCGGCGGGCGCAGAAAACTGTCGACGAGGCTTTCGTACTCACTGAACAACACGGCGATGATCGCCTGCTTGTTGGGGAAGTGGTAGTACAGGTTGCCGGGAGAAATCTCCATGTGGGCAGCGATGTGATTGGTGCTGATGCTGCGCTCGCCCTGCTGATTGAACAGCTCAAGGCTGTTCAGCACGATACGCTCGCTGGTTTTTATTCGTGGGGCCATGGCTTGAGCTTTAATTCAGAGTGCGTTGGGGGGCATCTTACGACCTAACCGGAAATGGATAAAACACTGCTGTGCAAGGAAGTCATTTGACTTTCTAGAGCATAGACTCTAAAAAGTTCATCACTACAATAAATCCGGAGCAGACCATGACTGCCGACATTGCTTACCTGCAAACGCTGCAACTACCACTGGCAGAGCTGGATCGGTTGTTCGCGGCGCAGCGGGCCGCGTATGCCGCCAATCCGATGCCGCCCGCCGCTCAGCGCCAGCAATGGCTCAAAGCGCTGAGTGATTTGCTCAGCAACGAGCGGCAAGCGTTGATCGAGGCGATCAGCTCCGATTTCAGCCATCGCAGCGCCGATGAAACCCTGCTCGCAGAGTTGATGCCAAGCCTGCACGGCATTCATTACGCCAGCCGTCATCTCAAAGGCTGGATGAAAGCTTCGCGACGCAAGGTCGGCATCGCGTTCCAGCCTGCTTCGGCAAAAGTGGTGTATCAGCCTCTCGGCGTGGTCGGCGTTATCGTGCCGTGGAATTACCCGTTGTATCTGGCCGTCGGCCCGCTCGTCGGCGCCTTGGCGGCGGGTAACCGGGTGATGCTCAAGCTCAGCGAATCGACCCCGGCCACCGGGCAATTGCTCAAGGAATTGCTGGCGCGAATCTTCCCCGAAGACCTGGTCTGCGTAGTGCTCGGTGAAGCCGACATTGGCGTGGCGTTCTCGCGGTTGCGCTTCGATCATTTGCTGTTCACCGGCGCCACCAGCATCGGCAAACACGTGATGCGCGCCGCCGCCGAAAACCTCACCCCGGTGACACTGGAACTGGGCGGCAAGTCGCCGGCCATCGTCTCCCGCGATGTACCGCTCAAGGATGCTGCCGAGCGCATCGCCTTCGGTAAAACTCTCAACGCCGGGCAGACCTGCGTTGCCCCGGATTACGTGCTGGTGCCGGAAGATCGGGTCGGCGGCTTTGTCGAAGCCTATCGCCGGGCCGTGCAGGGTTTTTATCCGACACTCACCGACAATCCGGACTACACGGCGATCATCAACGAACGCCAATTGGCGCGACTCAACGGCTACGTCAGCGACGCGACCAGCAAGGGCGCGCTGTTGATTCCGCTGTTCGAGCAGGGCCAGGGCCGACGCATGCCGCACAGTGTGTTGCTGAATGTCAGCGACGAGATGACGGTGATGCAGGACGAAATCTTCGGCCCGCTGCTGCCGATCGTGCCGTATCAGGATCTCGAGCAGGCATTTGCTTACATCAATCAGCGGCCACGACCTCTGGCTCTTTACTACTTTGGCTACGACAAACGCGAACAGAACCGCGTGCTGCACGAAACCCATTCCGGCGGTGTGTGCCTGAACGACACCTTGCTGCATGTGGCTCAGGACGACATGCCGTTCGGCGGCATCGGCGCTTCCGGCATGGGCCACTACCATGGCCACGAAGGCTTCCTGACCTTCAGCAAAGCCAAAGGCGTGTTGATTAAACAGCGCTTCAACGCGGCCAGGCTTATTTATCCGCCCTACGGCAAATCGATTCAGAAACTGATCCAGAAGCTGTTCATTCGCTAAACCTTCGTCACCGCCGGGTAATAAAAACAATGCACCCAAGCCTGACCGAAACACCTGCTCTGTCACGCCGTGGCCTGCTGAAATTCAGCCTCGGCGCCACGGCATTCCTCGCCACTGCCGGGCTCGGCGCCAGCCTCAGCGGCTGCTCGTCGAGCGTCGCGGCCAACGGTTTTGTCTCGTTGCGTGACGGCGATCTGCTGTTTCTGCGCGCACTGATTCCGGTAATGCTCGATGGCGCTGTGGCGGCTGAAAAAATGCCGGGCGCTGTTGATGGCACGCTCAAATCGCTGGACTACAGCCTCGATCACCTGTCGCCGGAAATGCTCAAACTCACTCGGCAACTGTTCGACGTCCTCGGCATGGCGGTGACGCGCGGGCCGCTCACCGGGATCTGGGGCAGTTGGGAAAACGCCAGTGCCGAGGCCATGCGGCATTTCCTTGATCGCTGGGAAAACAGTTCATTGAGTTTGTTGCGCATGGGGCACAGCTCGTTGCAGCAGATGGTGATGATGGCCTGGTACACCCGCTCTGAATCGTGGGCGCATTGCGGCTATCCCGGCCCGCCTACTGTTTGAGATTAGCGGCGCGGCCTTCGCGAGCAGGCTCGCTCCCACAGGGGAATGCATTCAAATGTGGGAGCGAGCCTGCTCGCGAAGAGGTCGGCCGCCACACCGCCGCATCCAAAAATAATAAAGAGAACCTGATCGATGCCCGTACCCGACCCGTTCCGCGAAGGCCTCGCCCGAGGCTGGAAAACCTACAACGGCGCACAGCTGAGCGACGACCTCACCCTTGAGGCCGACGTGGCGATCATCGGCAGCGGCGCCGGTGGCGGCACCACCGCCGAAATCCTCAGCGCCGCCGGTTTCAAAGTGCTGTTGATCGAAGAAGGCCCGCTGAAAACCAGCTCCGATTTCAAAATGCTTGAAGACCAGGCCTACAGCAGCCTCTATCAGGAAGGCATCGGCCGCATGAGCAAGGACGGCGCGATCACCATCCTCCAGGGTCGCGCGGTTGGCGGTACGACGCTGATCAACTGGACCTCGAGCTTTCGCACCCCGCAACCGACCCTCGAACACTGGGCCAAGGAACACAACGTCAAAGGCCACAGCCCCGCCGAGATGGCGCCGTGGTTCGAGAAAATGGAACAGCGCCTCGGCGTCGCGCCGTGGATGGTCCCGCCCAATGCCAACAACGACGTGATCCGCAAAGGCTGTGAGCAACTCGGCTACAGCTGGCACGTGATCCCGCGCAACGTGCGCGGCTGCTGGAACCTTGGTTACTGCGGCATGGGCTGCCCGACCAACGCCAAGCAATCAATGATGGTCACGACCATTCCGGCGACGCTGGAAAAGGGCGGCGAGCTGCTTTATCTGGCCCGCGCGGAGAAGCTGCTGATCAACGGCGACAAAGTCACTGGCCTGCAATGCGTGGCGATGGATGAGCGCTGTGTCGAACCGACCGGGCGCAAGATCAGCGTCAAGGCGCGGCATTACGTATTGGCCGGCGGTGGCATCAACAGCCCGGCGCTGTTGCTGCGCTCGGACGCTCCGGACCCGCATAAAACCTTGGGGAAACGTACCTTCTTGCACCCGGTGAACATGTCCGCCGCGCGATTCGACGAGGTCATCAACCCGTTCTACGGGGCGCCGCAGTCGATCTATTCCGACCATTTTCAGTGGAAGGACGGCACCACCGGGCCGATGGCCTTCAAACTGGAAGTACCGCCGCTGCACCCGGCACTGGCGGCCACCCTGCTCGGCGGCTTTGGCGAGGAAAGCGCGCAACACATGGCGGACCTGCCGCACACCCACGCCATGTTGGCCTTGCTGCGTGATGGCTTTCACCCGGACAGCACCGGTGGCACAGTCGAATTGCGTGGCGATGGTTCGCCGGTGCTCGACTATCAGGTTTCGCCCTACGCCTGGGAAGGCCTGCGCCGGGCCTTTCAGGTCATGGCCGAAATCCAGTTCGCCGGCGGCGCAAAATCGGTGATGCCGATGCACGCCGACGCCCGTTACGTGAAAACCCTGGCCGAAGCGCGCACGCTGATCGATGGTTTGAGCCTGGAGCTGTACCGCACCCGCTTGGGCAGCGCCCACGTCATGGGCGGCTGCGCGATGGGTGAAGAGCCGAAAAGCGCGGTCACCGACAGTCTCGGCCGGCATCATCAACTGGCTAATCTGTCGATCCACGACGGCTCACTGTTCCCCACCAGTATCGGCGCCAACCCGCAGCTGTCGGTGTATGGCCTGACCGCGCAACTGGCGACATCCCTCGCCGATCGGCTGAGAAACCCGTGAAAAAACCCATTATCGCGATCGTCTATAGTGCTTTCTTACCCAACAGGCGACTTGGCCGACCGGGACGGCTGCGATACCATCCGACTCCCCAACGGACTCCCGCCAGGACGACGCGATGAACCGAGTGTTGTACCCAGGTACCTTCGACCCTATTACCAAGGGCCATGGCGATCTGGTCGAACGCGCCTCGCGCCTGTTCGACCACGTGATTATTGCGGTCGCTGCCAGCCCGAAGAAAAACCCGCTGTTCCCGCTGGAACAACGGGTCGAACTGGCTCGCGAAGTCACCAAACATCTGCCGAACGTGGAAGTGGTCGGCTTCTCGACGCTGCTCGCGCATTTCGCCAAAGAGCAGAACGCCAACGTTTTCCTGCGTGGTTTGCGTGCGGTGTCGGACTTCGAATACGAATTTCAGCTGGCCAACATGAACCGCCAGTTGGCCCCGGATGTGGAGAGTCTGTTTCTCACGCCGTCCGAGCGTTACTCGTTCATTTCCTCGACGCTGGTGCGGGAAATTGCCGCGCTGGGCGGCGATATCAGCAAGTTCGTCCACCCGGCCGTGGCTGATGCGCTGACCCTGCGCTTTAAAAAGTAGACGTTGCCGAAGGCTCGGGCTGCGATCCTGGCTGTTGATTACAGCCCTTGATCGCAGCAGCGTGCACTGCGCGCGCCAATGCGGCACAATTGCGCGCATTGATTTATAGCGCCCGGGCCTGCCGCCCCGGCTGGAGTTAGCATGTCCCTGATCATCACCGACGATTGCATCAACTGCGACGTCTGCGAACCCGAGTGCCCGAACGCCGCCATTTCCCAAGGCGAAGAGATCTACGTGATCGACCCCAACCTGTGCACCCAGTGCGTCGGCCACTATGACGAACCGCAGTGCCAGCAGGTTTGCCCGGTGGATTGCATTCCGCTGGACGAAGCGCATCCGGAGACTGAAGAACAGTTGATGGACAAGTACCGCAAGATTACCGGCAAGGCCTGATCCGCCGGATTTGTAGCGCTCTCTCGGGCCTCTTCGCGAGCAGGCTCGCTCCCACATTGGAATGCATTTCAAATTGTGGGAGCGAGCCTGCTCGCGAAAGGGCCGTCAGCCACACAGCAAAACCCTGATCAGCTCACTCGCGCTGCTCAAACCCCTCCCCGATACACCCCAGACACCGCACAAAAGCGGCTTTCGCCGGATCCACCACCAACGCCTGCCCGGCATCGCCAATTCCTCCACCCAGTGCGGTAAATGGCAAAGAAACGACAAACGCCCCCGCACCGATCACCGTCGCCACCACCAATAAAGGGCGGGCAATCAGCAGATCGCCAAGCATGGCGTAGGCCGGTGGATTCTGGATGGTGTAGCGCGGGTCACCGCTGCCATTTTCCGCGGCCTGAACAGTCAGACTGGAACACAGCAGCAGCGCAACAAAGAGGACTTGCAAGGACTTCATGGCACGATCCTTCGGGCTGAACAGTGAGACAACTCACTATAGACCGTAGGACTTTTTCAGCTTTTTGCCTCAGCTCTGACAGCGCGGGCAGAACACACTGGCACGCTGGCCCAGCTTCACTTCACGCAGCCCGGTGCCACAGACCTTGCAGTGTTCACCGCCACGGCCATAGACAAACAGCTCCTGCTGGAAATACCCCGGCTGACCGTCACCGCCAATAAAATCACGCAACGTGGTGCCACCGCGCTCGATGGCGGCGGCCAGAATGCGTTTGATCTCGATCGCCAGCTTCAGATAACGCCCCCGGGAAATGCTCCCGGCCTCGCGACGCGGGTCAATCCCGGCGGCGAACAATGCTTCGGTTGCATAGATATTGCCGACCCCGACCACCACCGCGTTGTCCATGATGAACGGCTTGACCGCCATCGAGCGCCCGCGTGACAGCTGAAACAAACGCTCACCATCGAACAGATCGGTCAGTGGCTCCGGGCCGAGGCGAATCAGCAGTTCGTGATTGAGTGGATCATTGCTCCACAACATCGCGCCGAACCGTCGCGGATCGGTGTAGCGCAGCGCCAGCCCCGACTCCAGTTCGATATCGACGTGTTCGTGTTTGAGCGCCGGCAAACCGGCTTCGACCAGACGCAAATTGCCCGACATGCCCAAATGGCTGATCAACGTACCGACCTCGGCGTTGATCAACAGGTACTTGGCGCGGCGCTCGACCAGCACGATGCGCTGCCCCGACAGGCGCACATCGAGGTCTTCGGGGATCGGCCAGCGCAACCTCCGGTCGCGAACAATCACCCGACTGACACGTTGGCCTTCCAGGTGCGGGGCAATCCCGCGACGGGTGGTTTCGACTTCCGGCAGTTCAGGCATAGCGTCCTCGAATCAATGCGCGCCGAGGTCGCGGATCGTTTGTTTGAGGGTTTCGAAGTCGTAATCCGACAGCCCTACATAGTCGAGTACCAACGGCCCGACGGCGTTCCATTCGAAATCTTCGGTCTGGTTGCCCAGCACGCGGTAAGACGCACAAATGTGCTCGGCCATCTTCAGGATCGCCAGCAGGTTTTTCAGCTGACTGTTGCGCGACGACTCATCGCTGAAAATTGCCAGGGCATTGTGGTGATTGGCGATGGCCGCGCTGACATGCTCCGGCAGGCGCCAGGATTTGGCGGTGTAGTAGCCGACCACCGCATGGTTGGTGTTGAACTCGCTGTTCTCGGTGTCCACTACTCGACATTCGGCGCTGGCATTGGCGTAGGCCGTTTCCAGCACCGTCATGTAATTGGGGAACCGCTGCAACATCAACGGCACGCCGCAATCGTGGAACAGGCCCAAGGCGTAAGCCTCATCGCCCGCCTGAGTGCCAATACGCTTGGCTAGCGTCAGGCACGTCATCGCCACGTCCTGGGCGGTGTCCCAGAAACGGTTGAGCGTGACGATGGTGTCGTCGTTCATCTCGCCTTTGATCGACTGCGCGTTGATCAGGTTGATGATCGAGCGGCTGCCCAACAGATTCACCGCGCGTTGAATCGAGGTGATCTTGTTGCTCAGGCCGTAATACGGCGAGTTGACGATTTTCAGCAGCGAGCCGGACAGACCGGGATCCTGAGCGATCAGCTTGGCGATCACCTCCAGGTCCGGGTCGGGCATGTACTGCTCCATTTGCAGATCCACCATGATCTGCGGTTGCGCCGGCACACTGATGCCTTGCAGCGATTGTTGAATCTGTTCGGTGGTCAGCTCTTGGGACATAAGTACACACTCTGGGACAGGCGGCGATTCTAACCTCTAAAAACCGCGAGACGACACACCAGTGGGCAATTGTCAGGAACTTTCATTCACGCGCAGGCTTCGGAATCTGTAATGCCCAACGGGTCACACCGGCCCATTGCGGCGGCAAACTCCCACAGACTCAGGAGCTTATCGATGGCCACTTCCCTCAACGGCAAACGCGTCGCCATTTTGGTAACAGACGGTTTCGAACAGGTCGAACTGACCGGTCCCAAGCAGGCACTGGAGCAAGCCGGCGCGCAAGTCGACATCCTTTCGGCCGAGGCTGGCAAGGTCAAAGGCTGGAATCACGACAAACCGGCGGATGACTTCAAGGTCGACCAGACCTTTCAAGGAGCCAGCAGCGAGCAGTACGACGCGATCGTCCTGCCGGGCGGCGTGCAGAACTCCGACACCATCCGCATTGATCAGGATGCCCAACATCTGGTCAAGACCGGCGCGTCTGCCGGCAAACCGATTGCGGTGATCTGCCATGGCGGCTGGTTGCTGATCTCGGCGGGGCTGGTCAACGGCAAAACCATGACCAGTTACAAGACGCTCAAGGACGACCTGGTCAATGCCGGGGCCAATTGGGTCGATAAAGAAGTGGTCAAGGATGGTCACCTGATCAGTAGCCGTCAGCCGGATGATATTCCGGCGTTCAACAAAGAGCTGATCGACGCACTGTCTGCGTAGCATTGGGGACCGCATTCGCGAGCAGGCTCGCTCACATTGGTCTTGTGTCCGCCACAAATCCCCTGTGGGAGCGAGCTTGCTCGCGAAGGCGTCGTCAGCGTTTCATCGCTCATCAAACCCGACACAAGTCGCAACACGCTATACTCCCGCTCTTTTTTCCGGAGCGACGTCATGTCCCTGCCTAGCTTGCGCCTCAAAGCCAACGCCGACCGTCGCCTGCGCGCCGGTCACCTGTGGGTCTACAGCAACGAAATCGATGTAGCCGCCACCCCTTTGCACGGCTTCCAGGCCGGCGATCAAGCCATCCTCGAAGCCGCTGGCGGCAAGCCGTTGGGCATCGTGGCGATGAGCCCGAACAACCTGATCTGCGCCCGCCTGCTGTCGCGCGACATTAAAGTTGCGCTGGACAAATCGCTGCTCGTGCACCGCCTGAACGTGGCCCTGTCGCTGCGCGAGCGCCTGTTCGACAAGCCGTTCTATCGTCTGGTCTACGGTGACTCCGACTTGCTGCCAGGTCTGGTGGTCGACCGTTTCGGCGACATCCTTGTGGTCCAGATCGCCTCGGCGACCATGGAAGCGCATAAAGATGACGTGATCGCGGCGCTGACCCAAGTGCTCAAGCCAAGCGGCATTCTGTTCAAGAACGACTCCGCCGCGCGTGACGCCGAAGGCCTCAACCGCTACGTCGAAACCGTGTTCGGCCTGGTGCCGGAGTGGGTGGCGCTGGAAGAGAACGGCGTGAAGTTCGAAGCGCCAGTCATTCAGGGCCAGAAAACCGGCTGGTTCTACGACCACCGCATGAATCGCGCCCGTCTGGCCCCTTATGCCAAAGGCAAACGCGTCCTCGACCTCTATAGCTACATCGGTGGCTGGGGCGTGCAGGCTGCCGCTTTCGGCGCCAGCGAAGTGTTCTGCGTCGATGCCTCGGCGTTCGCCCTCGACGGTGTTGAGCGCAACGCTGCGCTGAACGGTTTCGCCGACAAGATGACCTGCATCGAAGGCGACGTTTTCGAAGCCCTGAAAGAACTC from Pseudomonas tensinigenes harbors:
- a CDS encoding M16 family metallopeptidase — translated: MSERKTPRLLLGLIAVAVIGSAAFYLTPSADSKASEALDNAKTSQKLQSLAELDGKAPASRKLDVQTWSTAAGAKVLFVEAHELPMFDMRLIFAAGSSQDGSASGLAVLTNAMLNEGVAGKDVGAIAQGFEGLGADFGNGAFKDMALASLRSLSAADKREPALKLFSEVIGKPTFPADSFARIKNQMLAGFEYQKQNPGKLASLELMKRLYGDHPYAHSSDGNPQSVPKITLAQLREFHAKAYAAGNVVIALVGDLSRTEAEAIANQVSSALPKGPALAKIAQPQEPKASINHIEFPSKQTNLMLAQLGIDRDDPDYAALSMGNQILGGGGFGTRLMSEVREKRGLTYGVYSGFSPMQARGPFMINLQTRAEMSEGTLKLVQDVLADYLKTGPTQKELDDAKRELAGSFPLSTASNADIVGQLGAMGFYNLPLSYLDDFMRQSQSLTVEQVRDALNKHLSTDKMVIVTAGPTVPQKPLPAPSDKPAEQPLGVPEH
- the rsmD gene encoding 16S rRNA (guanine(966)-N(2))-methyltransferase RsmD, with the protein product MATRSPKKPAQNVHNGVNQLRIIGGQWRSRKLSFPDAPGLRPTPDRVRETLFNWLAPYVEGAKVLDPFAGSGALFLEALSRGAAMGQALDASNIAVSSLKEHLGTLRCTNGQVQTADALRYLETQTASAFDLVFLDPPFNQNLLPAVCTLLEERQWLAPDSWIYTESETAPSTLGLPGNWRLHREQKSGRVYYALWQRTAEIAG
- a CDS encoding hydrolase encodes the protein MPLSSERFTPAFGLGNPHLQTLWGPLWRKTVHIERERERLWLEDGDFLDLDWHGPHTADAPLVLVLHGLTGSSNSPYVAGIQQALADQGWASVALNWRGCSGEPNLLPRSYHSGASEDLAETIRHLRAKRPLAPLYAVGYSLGGNVLLKHLGETGSASGVLGAVAVSVPFRLDQCADRIGQGFSKVYQAHFMREMVAYIKNKQRQFQHDGREDGLAALAALGSLENMRTFWDFDGRVTAPLHGFNDAEDYYRRASSRYFLGEIRTPTLIIQAADDPFVFPHSLPQASELSPSTAFELQARGGHVGFVDGSLRQPGYYLERRIPQWLARVPA
- a CDS encoding AraC family transcriptional regulator codes for the protein MSDQGESIRFWQTAPLAGVELLSARYIEHRFAPHVHDGYVIGMIMAGAQRYRYRGAEHLAGSGTLVLINPDELHTGHKGTEDGWLYRAFYPDTAQIVSLLDELELSTSNLPAFGATLYLDADLVNGFAQLHRLLESPATALQQQTLWREMMLRLLQRHAAVPVPGRAGKEHRAVLLGKELLHAQLAAPPSLEELAAAVNLSPFHFARVFRRATGMPPHTWLMQQRIAQARALLQHGCLPVEVATQLGFADQSHLSRQFKQAYGVGPAAYRSARMES
- a CDS encoding sulfurtransferase, which encodes MPIAQLISPEALDARKAQPGLVILDCRFALEDPDYGQRSYAEGHIAGASFADLERDLSGTVVKGVTGRHPLPEPAALIERLQVWGINADSDVVLYDDGPGAYAARAWWLLAWLGKRDGVFILDGGLKAWHTAGLPLSLDAPTVSRGTFSGQPDMSLLLSAEKLQKRLGQPALTLIDARALPRFKGEVEPIDPIAGHIPGAQCAAFTDNLGSDGRFLPADQLKQRFAAKLGERSPADLVAYCGSGVTACHNLFALCLAGYPLGSLYAGSWSEWINEPSRGIATGE
- a CDS encoding TetR/AcrR family transcriptional regulator, whose translation is MAPRIKTSERIVLNSLELFNQQGERSISTNHIAAHMEISPGNLYYHFPNKQAIIAVLFSEYESLVDSFLRPPQGRAATVEDKRFYLKELLSAMWRYRFLHRDLEHLLDSDPELAARYRRFSQRCVIQGAAIYEGFVAAGILDMDRVQIESLTLNAWIILTSWVRFLCTTRENSNHLSEQAIKRGVYQVLVLEAGFVTEQARDEVNALFEEFYVPLAQALEDVK